Part of the Campylobacter suis genome, CGTGGTAAAAACACTCATCATATCATCGAAGCTACATTTAAAGCCTTTGCGCTAGCCTTAAGAAGAGCGCTTAAAGAAAATTCACGCATAAACACGCCAAGCACAAAGGGCGTTTTATGATAGAGATAATATTTTTAGATATTGATGGTTGTATGACTGATGGTAAGATAGTTTATGGTGCAAATGGCGAGCTTTTAAAGGCTTTTGATGTAAAAGATGGGTATGCTATTGAGAGTTGGCTAAAGCTTGGCAAGAAGGTCGCTATAATTACAGGCAGAAGCTCTGATATAGTTGAGCGACGCGCAGAAGATCTTAAAATAACACATGTTTATCAGGGCGTACATGATAAATTTGAAGTTGCAAAAGAGATACTAAAATTTGAAGGTTTAAGCTTTGAAAATGCCGCAGCCATAGGCGATGATTATAATGACTATAAAATTTTAAATGCCGTTGCTATGAGCTTTAAGCCAAAAGATGCGATAAAAGAGCTTGATGTTGATATTAAGCTAAAGCATAAGGGTGGCGCTGGAGCGGTGCGCGAAATGATCGAGATTATAATCAAAAAAGAAGATCT contains:
- a CDS encoding KdsC family phosphatase, translated to MIEIIFLDIDGCMTDGKIVYGANGELLKAFDVKDGYAIESWLKLGKKVAIITGRSSDIVERRAEDLKITHVYQGVHDKFEVAKEILKFEGLSFENAAAIGDDYNDYKILNAVAMSFKPKDAIKELDVDIKLKHKGGAGAVREMIEIIIKKEDLFDEWSKRWL